A section of the Nitrospira sp. genome encodes:
- a CDS encoding TOBE domain-containing protein: MKLSARNQFQGTVTRITDGQAMAEVIVKVGQLEFVAAITEGSVKNMGLKVNDSVTVAVKATEVMIGK; this comes from the coding sequence ATGAAGCTCAGCGCGCGGAATCAATTTCAGGGAACCGTCACTCGGATCACGGACGGACAGGCGATGGCTGAAGTCATCGTCAAGGTCGGACAACTGGAATTTGTTGCGGCCATCACGGAGGGATCGGTCAAGAACATGGGCCTGAAGGTCAACGACTCGGTAACGGTCGCCGTGAAGGCCACCGAAGTCATGATCGGCAAGTAG
- the modB gene encoding molybdate ABC transporter permease subunit: MNWTAIWVTFKLASLTSAVLLVLGLPIAYWLAYSRRRWKFLVESVVALPLVLPPTVLGFYILVAIGPHSPFGRFYTDVVGQSLPFTFQGLLLASILYSLPFAVQPFASAFDQVDRKLIEASWTLGLSRLKTFFKLIVPLSTAGLVTGVVLSFAHTLGEFGVVLMVGGNLEGVTRTVSIDIYDEVQALNYAQASKTSAFLLVISYLVLLLVYAVNRNMWTAWPRK, encoded by the coding sequence GTGAATTGGACGGCGATTTGGGTCACTTTCAAGCTGGCTTCCCTGACGTCTGCGGTCCTACTCGTCCTCGGATTGCCGATCGCCTACTGGCTGGCCTATTCAAGGCGACGATGGAAATTTCTCGTCGAGTCCGTGGTGGCCCTTCCGCTCGTGCTTCCCCCCACCGTGCTGGGATTCTACATCCTGGTCGCCATCGGCCCGCACAGTCCCTTCGGGCGATTCTACACCGACGTCGTCGGCCAATCGTTGCCGTTCACTTTTCAGGGACTGCTGCTGGCGTCCATCCTCTATAGCCTGCCGTTTGCCGTCCAGCCGTTCGCGTCGGCCTTCGATCAAGTCGACCGCAAGCTGATCGAGGCGTCTTGGACGCTGGGCTTGTCTCGGCTCAAGACCTTCTTCAAGCTGATCGTGCCGCTTTCCACCGCCGGTCTCGTGACGGGAGTCGTGTTGAGTTTTGCCCACACCCTCGGTGAATTCGGCGTCGTGCTGATGGTAGGCGGCAACCTCGAAGGCGTGACGCGAACCGTCTCCATCGATATCTATGATGAGGTGCAGGCCCTGAATTATGCCCAGGCCTCAAAAACCTCCGCCTTTCTTCTGGTGATTTCCTATCTGGTCTTGCTCCTCGTGTATGCAGTCAATCGGAACATGTGGACGGCATGGCCGCGGAAATAG